DNA from Granulicella arctica:
GCAGTAGCTACAGGGGTCGACGTCGGTGATGTTGTTGCAGACGGAGCAGAGGCGGAGGTGGAGCTTGAGCTCGCGGATGGCGGTGGCGAGGGATTCGGCGTCTTCGGCGGGGGAGCGGAGGACGTGGAAGGCCAGGCGCTGCGCGGATTTGGTGCCGACGCCGGGCAACTTGCGGAGCTCTTCGATGAGCCGGGACATGGGTTCGGCGAATCGAGAGGACATTAGATCTGCACCATGGATTTGTTTCTCCCAACTCTACAAGAACAAGCAACGGCGAAATACAGGGGTCTTTCACTTCGTTCAGGATGACGGCTTTTCTAGGTGAGTCCTGGGATGTCGGGGAGCCCGCCGAGCAGTCCGCCCATGAGTCCTTGTGCGCTGGACTTCATGGCGTCGTCGGCGCGGCGTCCGGCTTCGTTGAGGGCGGCGACGATGAGGTCTTCGAGGAGCTCGAGGTCGCTGGAGTTGCTGCCCATGACGGTGGGATCGATCTTGAGCTTGAGGACCTCTTTTTTGCCGTTCATCCTGACGGTGACGACGCCTCCGCCGGAGGTGGCTTCGACGGTGGTGGCGGCGAGCTTCTGCTCCATCTCGGCCTGCATCTTCTTGGCCTGAGACATCATGTCTTTCATCTTGGCTAGGTCGGAAAAGTTCATGGGTTCGAGTGTGTCTCCCTCTGGGCTGGCGCCCGCTGTGCTTAGTTGTCGTCGCGCAGGTCGATGACGCTGCGGATCTCTGCGTTGAAGAGGCGCTGGGCCTGCTGGACGATTGGATGCTCGGTGGCTTTGGCCTGGGCTGAGCCTGCGTGGGCGGGACGCTTCTTCTTCTCGGAGGTGGCGGCGGTGCCGGGGAGGATGGTGAGCTTGATGCCTGCGCCGATGGCGGCGCGGACGATCTTTTCGGCTTCGGCGTTGACGACGATGGGGAGCATGGTTTTGGAGACGCCGGTCTGGACCTTGAGGGTGATGCCGTCGAGGTGCCACTCGGCCTCGTCGAGTGCGTCGGCGGCGGACTGCTGGCCGCGCGCGTTGGTGAGGGCTTCGACGGCGGTCTGCTGGAGTGCGGCTGCTTCGGGGGAGTTGGTGGTGGCGATCTCGGGGGCTGCGTCGGCTTGGACGGAGGGGAGGATTGCGGGTTCGGGTGCTGTGGTTTCGATCTCGATGGGGATCGCAGCGGGTGTTGGGACCGGCTCGGGGAGCTTGACCTCGACGGGAATGTTGATGACGGCGGCGGCTGGTTTGATGATTGGCGGCGCGGGCGCGGAGATGTCTTCAGCGCGGGTGGTGTTCTGCTGGAAGGGGGAGAAGGTGGGCTTCTCGAGTACGGGATGTGGTGGCGGTGTCGGGCGCGGTGGCGCGGGTGCGAGGACGAAGGCGGGGGTAACGGGCTGGGTCCTGACGGCGGCGGATGCGGTGCTGGGCGCAGGGCTGGATGTAGATTTGGGGGCGCTGATGCCGCGCTGGGTTCCACCGGAGCCGGGGGCTACGGGGATGCCACTGAGGAGCTCTTCGACGGGGAGGAGGCGGCGGAGGTGGACGAGTTTGAGGAGGCCGAGCTCGAAGTGGAAGCGCTGCTCCTGGCGGTAGCCGAGCTCGTCGAAGGTACGGAGCATGATCTGGAGGAAGCGGGTGAGCTCTTCTTCGGTGAAGAGGGCGGCGGAGCGACCGGCGCGGCGCTGCTCGTCGGCGGAGATTTGCAGGAGCTCGCCTGCGGCTCCGTCGGCGGCTACGCCATCGCTGCCCACGTTGGCGATCTTGGCGATGAGCGTGTTGCGAAGGTAGCGGCAGCACTGGCGGGCGAGCTGCGCGGGGCTGTTGCCGGAGTCGAGGAGCTGGTTGGCGACGGTCATGACTTCGGCGCTGCGGTTCTGGTCGACTGCTTCGAGGATCTTTTCGAAGACGGCGTTGGGGACGGTGCCCATGAGCTCGCGAATCTGGGAGGCGTCGAGAACGGCTCTGCCGTCGTGCATGGGGGCAGAGGCGATGGCTTGGTCCATGATGGAGAGGGCGTCGCGCATGGAGCCGTCGCCTGCCTCGGCGAGGAGGGAGAGGGCGGCATCGTCGGCGTCGATGCCTTCTTTGGTGGCGATGCCGCGGAGCTCGCCGAGAATGTCGACGAGTTTTACGGCATGAAAGCTGAAGTGCTGGCAGCGCGAGCGGACGGTCTGGGGGATGTCTTCGGGCTGGGTTGTGGCCATCATGAAGACGATGTGCTCGGGCGGTTCCTCGAGGGTTTTGAGGAGGGCATTGAAGGCGGCGTCGGTGATCTGGTGGGCTTCGTCGAGGATGTAGATCTTGTAGCGGTCGCGGGCGGGGGCGTAGCGGGCGGCGTCTCGGAGCTCGCGGATCTCGTCGATGCCGCGGTTGGTGGCGGCGTCGATCTCGATGACGTCGACGGCGTTGCCGGCGCGGATCTCGGTGCAGGATTCGCAGATCTCGCAGGGTTCGGCGGTGGGGCGCTGAGGGGAGCCGATGACGTTGCGGCAGTTGAGCGCCATGGCGAGGATGCGCGCGATGGTGGTCTTGCCGATGCCGCGATGGCCCGAGAAGATGTAGCCGTGCGCGATGCGCTGCTGGGTGAGCGCGTTCATCAGCGTGACGGTGACGTGGTCTTGTCCGGCGACGTCGGCGAATCTTTGGGGGCGGTATTTGCGGGCTAGAACCTGGTAGGCCATAAGTGTGTCAGGTTCGATTGTACTGGGTTGAGGGCGGTGGATTTTTCAGGCAACAGGCTTGAGGTTCGTTATCAGGAGTGCTCGGAGTTCGATTTGTTGAACCGGGTCGAGACTATCTTTGGGGACGGTGATGAAGATAGGTCTCTTGCGCTGAAGGATGATGAAAAGTTCAGAAGTTTCAACGAAGGAACTGAAAAACGTCCATTCAAAATGGGAGGCTGCTTTGCCGGGAATAACGCTATGGACGCCGGTTTCCGATATCTCTGTCGTCCAAGGGAGGTGGAGTTCCTGCTCTTTGTAGCTTCTTCGTGTTCGCTTGCGAAAGAACCATGGGCAAAAAATCCAGCAAAGCGATCCTCCCATCCAGATAAACCAAGAGACGTAGGTATCTGAGCTTTTCCAAGTATCGATAAGCATCCACGTCGCAAATAGAAATAAGAGCAGACCTAACGTTGGCATCGCATACAGATAAACGAAGAACTTGCATTTGCGGCGGAGGGTGCCATAGCGGAGCGCGAGCTTGTTGGATGCTGCGTACTCTTCAAAAGTTAGAACTCGAGTGATCGAGATCATACGGCCACAGATCGATTAGGGGTTTTGCGGCGGGCTTCCTTCTGCGCCGCCTTCTTGGCGGCTTTGGCGCGGCGGGCTAGTTCGAGGTCGGAGAACATGGTGCCTCGGCATTGGGGGGCTCCGCAGTGGCAGTCGCCCTCTTCGTCGTCGGAGTCGTAGAGGTTGTACTCGTAGGTGAGCTCTTCTCCGGCGGCGATGTCGCGGATGGCGGTGACGTAGATGTGGTCGTTGTCGTCTTCGGTCTCGCAGTTGGGATCGCAGGAGTGGTTGATGAACATGGCGGTTCCGAAGCCGTCGATGACCATTTCTCCGTTGCCGTAGCCGAAGAGATAGGTGACGAAGCGGTCGGTGTAGCGCTCGTCGGCTATCTCCTTTGTCATCCGGGGACCGTCATACTCACAGACGCGTGCGCCCTTCGGGATGGGGCGGGTGGTATAGCAGCCGGCGGCGTGGATGGAGGAGGAGCGGATGATGAGGCCTGGTCGCATAGGGTGTCGGGGTGTTGCGGGTGGAGGTTTTGGTGTTTTGGGTGAGGCTCTGAAGCCGACTATAACAAATCGCGGCGGTGGAGGGAGGGTGGGTGTGACGAGTAAACTGGAGACTATGGCGAACCGGTTTTCTGTACGCGTGTTGTTGCTGGGTTTTGGGCTGTGTGGTGTGTGCTCGGCGCAGCAGTACACGCCGCTGCCGCCACCGCTGGCGACGGACCCGTGTACGGTGCAGGCGAATCCGGTGATTCCGGTGGAGCCGGACCCGAAGGCGAAGAAGGTGGTATGTCCGCCGCCTGGGGCTGCGAAGAAGACTCTGGATACGACGGTTCCTGCTAGCGATGGGACTTCGGCTGCTGAGAAGTTTCCTTTCCCCGGGAGCGCTTCGGCTGCTCCGGCTGGGGATAAGCCAGCTGCTGAGAAGTTCCCGTATCCGGGGAGTACGCCTGCTCCGGCTGCATCTGCTCCTGCTGCGCCCGCTTCGGGGGCTTCGTCGGCGGGGGACAAGTTTCCTTATCCGGGTGAGACGAGTCAATCTCCGGATGCGGTGCCGGAGGGGGATACGCCGCGGTATGTTCCGGATTCGGGCGATTCGCCTGCTCCGGGTTCACCTGCGCCGGCGGGGAAAGCTTCGGGAGCTGGCGATAAAGCTCCGCAGCCGAAGGGGGCTGGTGGGGATTCGGATAGCTCGAGTTCGAGTAGCAGCAGCTCTTCCAGCAGCAGTTCGGGTGGCGATCCTTTTGGGGACGATGCGGCACCGACGCGGAGGCGGGCGTTGCCGAAGGTGGCGCGGACTCTGTCTCCGGATGAGCGTGTGACTGAGGACCTGAAGGTGGCGAAGTTCTACAGCAGCCTGGGGAACTATACGGCGGCGTATATGCGGAGCAAGGATGCGACGCAGGCGATGCCGAACGATGCGGAGAGCCATTTCCGGCTGGCCCAGGCAGCGGAGAAGTTGAAGAAGAAGGATGAAGCGGTGGCGGAGTATAACGCGTACCTGAAGCTGGATCCGGGAGGGGATTGGGCTCAGGAGGCGCAGAGGTCTTTGTCCGAGCTGCATTAGGTGTGCGTGACGAATGCTTATGAGCAGGGTAAGCTGGCTATCCGGCCATGGATTTAGTTTTGCAGCAGCTTCAACGAGAGATCGGCGAGGGGTTGAGTGGCCTCGATGCTACGCAGACGCAGCTTCGACCGTCAGATGATGCGACGCGGTGGAGTATTCAGCAGATTGTTGAGCATCTGCTGCTGACGTATGCGTCTACGTGCGGTGTTTTCGAAGCGCGGATCGAGAAGAAAACTCCGACGAAGGCGCGACCGACTATGCGGCAGAGGGCCGCGCAGTGGTTGGTGCTTGGGGTGGGCTACTTTCCGAGTGGCGTGAAGGCTCCGGTTGGTGTGATGCCCGGGGTGGTGGAGGTGGCTCTCTCCGGTGAGGAGTTGACGGAGCGAGCGAGGGAGGCCCTGGAGCGACTGGACAGGCTGGCGGTGGAGGCGGAACGGCTGTTCGGGCGTGGGCGTTCGGTCAGCCATGGCGTGCTGGGGCCGTTGCATGTGATGCAGTGGAGGCGCTTCCACCTGGTGCATGGGGAACATCATTTGAAGCAGGTTCGTGCGATTCGCAGGGCGAACGGTCTATGAGGAGAGCGGATTCTCTTTCGGTGGGGATTCGGGATCGAGATCTTCCATGACGCGAAGGTAGCGGCGCATGTAGCGTAGCGGGTCCTCGGCGGCGGCCATCTCTCGAAGGTGGTAGAGCCAGGCGTTTTCGCGGGAGCTGCGGCGGGTGTATCCCTTGCGATGGACGACGCCGATCTTTCCGTCGGCCATCTTGCGGGTGAAGGTCTGGGTGGGCATCTGAAAGGTGATGCGGGAGCCGGGCTTCCAGAAACTGGTGGCGAACTCGTGGGAGAAGAGCAGCGAATAGTAGCGGTGGTGTTTCTCGAGGGCGATGACTGCTTCGGTTGCGTTAACCCAGGGAAGTCCAAGCTTCAGGCAGTACCAGCGTTTGAACTCGAAGCCATTGGCGCGGGCCTGGGCGATCAGTAGTTGCAACAACTCGAGTCTAGTCATGGAGGTACACCGTATCGACCTCTTCCTTGTAGCTTTTGACCTGAGTCCGCGACGGCTATAGTGTACGTGTGGCGGCAGGGGCTGAGAATATGGTGCGGAGAAAATTATCTTGAGTCTTGAGACCTGGACCGTGTTTGTGCGTCTTATCGACCATGGTTTGTTTCGACATGAGGCAGAGGGTTTGAGGTCTATCTTCGGCGGGAGTTGCCTGCTGGCGGCTGGGATTGTGCTGGCAGCGGTGTCACTGACGCCAGCAGCATGTGCAGCGCCGCTGCTGAATCAATGGGGGCCGGACGCGGCACAGCACACCGATGCGATCAACTTCGAGCCGGATGTCCGCGAGGCGCATACGCTGTTCTACAACCTCGACTATGACCGTGCGCTGACTATGTTCGAGAGGGTGCAGCGGGCGCATCCGCAGAGCGCGATTGCGATGGACTACGTGTTGATGGTGCTGGTCTTTCGAGAGCTCTACCATCAGGACCTGTTGGACACGACGTACTATGCGCATGACTCGTTTTTGAGCTCGAAGCGGACGGTGTCTATTCCCGATGGGACGAGGCAACGGATCGAGTCGGTTACCGATGCGGCGATTGCGTTGTGCGATCAGCAGATTCACAACAACCCTAACGACAGGAATGCGTGGTTTGCGCGTGGGTATGCGCGGGGGATGCATGCAGCGTTTATCACGCTGGCGGATCACAGCTTTTTGGCGGCGGCTCGGCAGGGGTTGGCTGCGCGGAACGACAGCGAGCAGGTGCTGAAGCTCGATCCGGGGTATCAGGATGCGAAGATGGCGATCGGGATTCAACAGTTCGCGGTGGCGAGCTTGCCGCGGCTGGTGCGGATGATGGTTGGGATTGCGGGTGTGGGGGGAAACAAGGAGAAGGGGCTGCAACTGCTGCGGGAGGCGGGGTCGGGCGGAATGGTGACGCGGGTGGAGTCGCGGACGGCGCTGTCGCTGTTTCTGCGGCACGACGGGCGCTATCCGGAGGCGCTGGCGGTGCAGCGCGGGCTGGCGCAGGAGTATCCGCACGACTACCTCTTCCGTTTGGAGGAGGCGAACCTGACCAAGGATGAGGGGAATGGGCCGGGCGCGATCGCTGCGTATAAGGCGGTGCTGGCCGATGCGCGGAAGCCTGGGTACTTCGTCGATCCGCGGTTGCAGATGGCGTGGTTTGGGCTGGCGGATACGGAGCGTGGGCAGAATGATGTTCGCGACGCCGCGGAGCATTATCTCGATGCGTCGCAGCAGCCGAATTGCAGCGACTGGCTGCGGAAGCGGGCGCAATTGAACGCGGGCCAGATGTTCGACCTGCTGCATGACCGGGGGGCGGCGGTGAGGCAGTATCAATATGCGGCCTCGGGTGGTGGAGATCAGTCGCAGGCTGATGCGGCACGGAGGTATATGAAGTCGCCGTATACGGGTAAGTGAGGGAAGGGAACCTTCCATGGACCGGGGACGTATGTAAAGATGAAGTCTTCGGAGTCATGCCATGTTCTGCTCCATTTGTGGAAACCAGGTTGAATCGGCAGCACGGTTCTGTTCCTTTTGCGGCGCGTCGCGCAGTGGCGTGGCGACGCCTCCACCTTCATCCGGCGGGGCGTTTCGGACACCGGGCCAGCTTGTGCGGTCGCGTACGTCGCGTGTTATCGCGGGCGTATGCGGCGGCTTTGCCGAGCACTACGGCTGGGATTTGAACCTGGTCCGCATTATCACTGCGGTTATCACGTTTTTTACGGTGATGCCGCTGTTTGCGTATCTCGCGGCGTGGATCATCATTCCCGATGGGCAGTATGTGTTGCCCGCACCACCTCCACCACCACAAGCAGCATCCACTTCTGAGAGTCCTGTCACTTGATCATTTCGCATCGCCCTTTTCACTACCGCAACCGTCGGCTGCACTGCGACGGTGTTGATCTCACCACGCTTGCTGCCGAACAGGGAACGCCGCTGTATGTGTACTCGGCGGAACAGATCATTCATCGGCTTTCGCTGTTTGGGGAGGCCTTTGCCGGGCGTGCCCATACGGTTTGCTACTCGGTCAAGGCGAACTCGTCTTTGGCTATCTTGAGGTTGCTGGCTGAGCAGGGGGCGGGGTTCGATATCGTCTCCGGTGGCGAGCTGGAGCGGGTGCGCAAGGCGAGCAAGGCCGCGCTGAAGCGGATTGTGTTCTCTGGCGTGGGTAAGCAAGTGTGGGAGATCGATGCGGCGCTGAAGGCGGACATCCTGATCTTCAACGTGGAGAGCGAGGCGGAGCTGGCGCTGCTGGCCGAGCGTGCGAAGCTGCTGGGCAAGCGGGCGCGGTTTGCGCTGCGCGTGAATCCCGATGTCTTCGCGGATACGCATCCGTATATCTCGACGGGGTTGCGGGAGCACAAGTTCGGGATCGACATTGGGCTGGCGCGGGCGATCTATCGCAAGGCGGCGAAGAGTGCGTGGCTCGATCCGGCTGGGGTGAGCGTGCATATCGGGTCGCAGATCCGGTCGGTGGAGCCGTTTGCGGCTGCGCTGAAACGGGTGCTGGCGCTGATCGGGGAGCTGAAGCAGGATGGCATGGATATCCGTTATGTCGATGCGGGCGGCGGGTTGGGAATTGAGTATGGCGCCGGGCCGTTCGATCCGGAGACGCAGGTGAAGGGCTATGCGGCGGCGCTGCAGCGGATCTTCTCGGAGGCGGGGCTGGACCCGCATCTGCTGCTGGAGCCGGGGAGATTTATCGTAGCGCAGGCGGGAGCTTTGCTGACGCAGGTGCTGTATGTGAAGAAGAATGGGGCGAAGACCTTCGTGATTACGGATGCGGGGATGAACGACCTGATCCGGCCGTCGCTGTACCAGGCGCACCATGAGATTCTGCCGGTGAAGCAGTCGAAGGGCGCAGAGGATGTGGTGGATGTGGTCGGGCCGGTGTGCGAGTCAGGAGACTTCTTTGCGCGGGATCGGGCGATGCCGAAGGTGAAGCGGGGGGATCTTGTGGTGCTGCTGGATGCGGGAGCGTATGGGATGAGTTTGAGTTCGAACTACAACACGCGGTTTCGCCCGGCGGAGGTGCTGGTGGAGGGTGACGAGGCGAGGCTGGTACGGCGGCGGGAGACGATGAAGGATTTGCTCGGGCCGGAGATTCTGACTTAGCTGGAAGCCGGGGACAACCCGGGCTAAAGGGGATGTCATCATACGTCTGCGTTGTTCGAGGATGAGAACGATGATTAAGAACCCTATCCAATTCTTTGCAGCTCCACTGGTCGCCGGTTTGTTGCTGGTTACGATGCCTGCGCTGGCTCAGCATCCGGGTGGCGGAGGACATGTCGGCGGTGGATTTGCTCCGCAGCATGGCCCGGCTCCGTTCCGTGGGACTCCGAATACACAGCCTAATCGCAACTTCGCGGATCATCCGGGACATCCAAATGCTCCGCACGTTGAGCCGAACGGGCATTGGGTGGGGCACGATACGGGACGGAATGACCAGAATTACCACCTGGATCATCCGTGGCAGCATGGACATTTTACGGGCGGCTTCGGGCCGTCCCATGTGTGGCATCTGGGGGGAGGAGGCCCGGCTCGGTTTGGGTTTGGCGGGTTTTTCTTCGACGTCGCGCCGTATGACTATGGTTATTGCGATGGGTGGAACTGGGACGGGGACGACATCGTGATCTATGACGATCCTGACCATCCGGGCTGGTACCTGGCGTATAACCAGCGGCTCGGGACGTATGTTCACGTGGAGTATCTGGGAGGCTGAGCCGAACGGATGGAGTTTGCTAGGGGCCGGACGCTGATCAGCGTCCGGCCTTTTCTGTTGTGCCTACGGCAAGGGCTGTCCGGCGGCGGTGAGGTGCTTGAGGGCTTGCTGGTCAAATTGCTTTACGCCTTCGGGTAGGGGAGCGTAATCCAGTTTGGCTGCTTCGGTTTGGCCGTCGGTGATGATGTATTGGATGAAGGTTTTGAGCGCGGTGCGCTTGGCCCTGTCGGGACCGTCCTGCGGGATGATGAGGAAGGTGAGTGTGGCGATCGGGTAGGCGTCGGGGGCGGAGGCTGGAGGATTGACGATGGGGGTGCGCGGGTCTTTGGCGAGCTGATCGGTGAATCCGGCGATGGCTGCGGTGGTGCTGGCGGTGCTGGGTGCGATGTACTTGCCGGCGAGATTTTTGATGCTGGCGACGGGCAGCTTGTTCTGGTTGGCGTAGGTGAGCTCGACGTAGCCGATGGCTCCGGGCGACTGGCGGACGAGGCCGGTGACGCCCTCGCTGCCCTTGCCTCCGATGCCTGCGGGCCACTGGACGGCGTTGCCTGCGCCGACCTTCTGCTTCCAATCCGGGCTGACGGCGGCGAGGTAGGTGGTGAAGGCATTGGTGGTGCCGCTGCCGTCGGTGCGATGGGCGACGACGACCTTCACGTTGGGGAGCTGGACGCCGGGATTGTCGTGCTGGATGAGCGGGTCCTGCCAGGTGGTGATGGTGCCGAGGAAGATGCCGCTGAGGGCTTCGGCGGAGAGCTGCACAGGCTGTTTGAGGCCGGGGAGGTTGTAGGTGACGCAG
Protein-coding regions in this window:
- a CDS encoding YbaB/EbfC family nucleoid-associated protein, giving the protein MNFSDLAKMKDMMSQAKKMQAEMEQKLAATTVEATSGGGVVTVRMNGKKEVLKLKIDPTVMGSNSSDLELLEDLIVAALNEAGRRADDAMKSSAQGLMGGLLGGLPDIPGLT
- the dnaX gene encoding DNA polymerase III subunit gamma/tau — protein: MAYQVLARKYRPQRFADVAGQDHVTVTLMNALTQQRIAHGYIFSGHRGIGKTTIARILAMALNCRNVIGSPQRPTAEPCEICESCTEIRAGNAVDVIEIDAATNRGIDEIRELRDAARYAPARDRYKIYILDEAHQITDAAFNALLKTLEEPPEHIVFMMATTQPEDIPQTVRSRCQHFSFHAVKLVDILGELRGIATKEGIDADDAALSLLAEAGDGSMRDALSIMDQAIASAPMHDGRAVLDASQIRELMGTVPNAVFEKILEAVDQNRSAEVMTVANQLLDSGNSPAQLARQCCRYLRNTLIAKIANVGSDGVAADGAAGELLQISADEQRRAGRSAALFTEEELTRFLQIMLRTFDELGYRQEQRFHFELGLLKLVHLRRLLPVEELLSGIPVAPGSGGTQRGISAPKSTSSPAPSTASAAVRTQPVTPAFVLAPAPPRPTPPPHPVLEKPTFSPFQQNTTRAEDISAPAPPIIKPAAAVINIPVEVKLPEPVPTPAAIPIEIETTAPEPAILPSVQADAAPEIATTNSPEAAALQQTAVEALTNARGQQSAADALDEAEWHLDGITLKVQTGVSKTMLPIVVNAEAEKIVRAAIGAGIKLTILPGTAATSEKKKRPAHAGSAQAKATEHPIVQQAQRLFNAEIRSVIDLRDDN
- a CDS encoding YcxB family protein; amino-acid sequence: MISITRVLTFEEYAASNKLALRYGTLRRKCKFFVYLYAMPTLGLLLFLFATWMLIDTWKSSDTYVSWFIWMGGSLCWIFCPWFFRKRTRRSYKEQELHLPWTTEISETGVHSVIPGKAASHFEWTFFSSFVETSELFIILQRKRPIFITVPKDSLDPVQQIELRALLITNLKPVA
- a CDS encoding SET domain-containing protein; amino-acid sequence: MRPGLIIRSSSIHAAGCYTTRPIPKGARVCEYDGPRMTKEIADERYTDRFVTYLFGYGNGEMVIDGFGTAMFINHSCDPNCETEDDNDHIYVTAIRDIAAGEELTYEYNLYDSDDEEGDCHCGAPQCRGTMFSDLELARRAKAAKKAAQKEARRKTPNRSVAV
- a CDS encoding tetratricopeptide repeat protein, which codes for MTSKLETMANRFSVRVLLLGFGLCGVCSAQQYTPLPPPLATDPCTVQANPVIPVEPDPKAKKVVCPPPGAAKKTLDTTVPASDGTSAAEKFPFPGSASAAPAGDKPAAEKFPYPGSTPAPAASAPAAPASGASSAGDKFPYPGETSQSPDAVPEGDTPRYVPDSGDSPAPGSPAPAGKASGAGDKAPQPKGAGGDSDSSSSSSSSSSSSSSGGDPFGDDAAPTRRRALPKVARTLSPDERVTEDLKVAKFYSSLGNYTAAYMRSKDATQAMPNDAESHFRLAQAAEKLKKKDEAVAEYNAYLKLDPGGDWAQEAQRSLSELH
- a CDS encoding DinB family protein; its protein translation is MDLVLQQLQREIGEGLSGLDATQTQLRPSDDATRWSIQQIVEHLLLTYASTCGVFEARIEKKTPTKARPTMRQRAAQWLVLGVGYFPSGVKAPVGVMPGVVEVALSGEELTERAREALERLDRLAVEAERLFGRGRSVSHGVLGPLHVMQWRRFHLVHGEHHLKQVRAIRRANGL
- a CDS encoding tetratricopeptide repeat protein; amino-acid sequence: MSLETWTVFVRLIDHGLFRHEAEGLRSIFGGSCLLAAGIVLAAVSLTPAACAAPLLNQWGPDAAQHTDAINFEPDVREAHTLFYNLDYDRALTMFERVQRAHPQSAIAMDYVLMVLVFRELYHQDLLDTTYYAHDSFLSSKRTVSIPDGTRQRIESVTDAAIALCDQQIHNNPNDRNAWFARGYARGMHAAFITLADHSFLAAARQGLAARNDSEQVLKLDPGYQDAKMAIGIQQFAVASLPRLVRMMVGIAGVGGNKEKGLQLLREAGSGGMVTRVESRTALSLFLRHDGRYPEALAVQRGLAQEYPHDYLFRLEEANLTKDEGNGPGAIAAYKAVLADARKPGYFVDPRLQMAWFGLADTERGQNDVRDAAEHYLDASQQPNCSDWLRKRAQLNAGQMFDLLHDRGAAVRQYQYAASGGGDQSQADAARRYMKSPYTGK
- a CDS encoding PspC domain-containing protein codes for the protein MATPPPSSGGAFRTPGQLVRSRTSRVIAGVCGGFAEHYGWDLNLVRIITAVITFFTVMPLFAYLAAWIIIPDGQYVLPAPPPPPQAASTSESPVT
- the lysA gene encoding diaminopimelate decarboxylase, whose amino-acid sequence is MIISHRPFHYRNRRLHCDGVDLTTLAAEQGTPLYVYSAEQIIHRLSLFGEAFAGRAHTVCYSVKANSSLAILRLLAEQGAGFDIVSGGELERVRKASKAALKRIVFSGVGKQVWEIDAALKADILIFNVESEAELALLAERAKLLGKRARFALRVNPDVFADTHPYISTGLREHKFGIDIGLARAIYRKAAKSAWLDPAGVSVHIGSQIRSVEPFAAALKRVLALIGELKQDGMDIRYVDAGGGLGIEYGAGPFDPETQVKGYAAALQRIFSEAGLDPHLLLEPGRFIVAQAGALLTQVLYVKKNGAKTFVITDAGMNDLIRPSLYQAHHEILPVKQSKGAEDVVDVVGPVCESGDFFARDRAMPKVKRGDLVVLLDAGAYGMSLSSNYNTRFRPAEVLVEGDEARLVRRRETMKDLLGPEILT
- the pstS gene encoding phosphate ABC transporter substrate-binding protein PstS; the encoded protein is MNRYKLNHLKTPLIGITALLVVSITGCKSSSTSTVALNGAGSTFVYPVMSHWTDDYTQKHPDIQINYQSIGSGGGVEQVRSGTVDFGASDNPLTDAKLADMRPVIQIPETAGPVCVTYNLPGLKQPVQLSAEALSGIFLGTITTWQDPLIQHDNPGVQLPNVKVVVAHRTDGSGTTNAFTTYLAAVSPDWKQKVGAGNAVQWPAGIGGKGSEGVTGLVRQSPGAIGYVELTYANQNKLPVASIKNLAGKYIAPSTASTTAAIAGFTDQLAKDPRTPIVNPPASAPDAYPIATLTFLIIPQDGPDRAKRTALKTFIQYIITDGQTEAAKLDYAPLPEGVKQFDQQALKHLTAAGQPLP